The Atribacterota bacterium genome includes the window CCCCGGGGGTGAGGTGACCGTTCACGATGATGTGAAAACCGTAAAGGAGGATAAAAGGGTAGAGCAAACCGATCATACGCGTTACAATCTCAGATTGAGGGTGAGGGGTTACTCTTTTTTCTGGTTCTCCCATTCCTCTTCCCTCCAAGAGAAATAGATCACCGCAATGACACCAACAAGAAGAAGCAGGGCCTCAAACAAGGTATCAAAAACTCTATAGTTGAGGTAAATTGCGGTCACTGCGTTGCGTGCCCCGGTATCGGGGGTAAAAAATCTAACGTAGTAATCCCACGCCGGTTTTCCAACCTCTTCCATCGTGTCTAAGTAGGTACGCAGAACCCCAAAACCCACAAGAAGAAACATTCCACCCCAGAATACCTCTTGATAGCGAGTAAACCGATTCCTAAAAGACCGGAGAAAATACCCATCCGATAATCCATTTCTTGAAGGATTGTATCTTTTTATAGCGATTAAATAGAGAACGGTTGCCAAAGCACTCCCGATGACGGCTTCGGCTAAAGATACATCGGGAGCGCCGTAGAAAAGATACACTATTGCGTTAAGGAGCGAAAAAATACCAAGGTAAATTATTGCCGTTTCGGGCTTCTTTACTTGGATCGATAAAAAAGCTAAAACCACCATTACCAAAAGAAAAACGTTCGTGATGGCCACTTACGCATCATCCTCTGGGAGCGGATACCCGCTTTTATAGGCCGACCGAGCAATGGAATGGGTAGCAAGTGGATTGGTGAGCACGAAGAACCCTACGATGATGAGTACTTTCAGAGTGAAGAAATTGAACCCTGATTTCACCATAATTCCTGTCATTAGGGTAATAAACCCTACGGTGTCTACTTTGGAAGCGATTAAAACACGAGGATAAAAATGCCTAAAGCGAAAAAGACCATAGACTCCGCACACGATAAATCCCAGGGCAATGACGATGAGGATGTTCCCCAAAAGTACCCTCATAGCCTGTCCCCTTTTTCTACAAACCTTGCTATCATCACTGTCCCTACAAAGCCAAAAAGAGCATAAATTAAAGCGATATCGAGTAAATATGATTTCTGAAGAAGAAGAGCAAAAAGGACAATGATCATGACCATCTTCGAAGAGAGGAGATTGAATCCCAAAATTCTATCCCACGCTGTGGGCCCCAAAATCGCCCTTAAGGTAGAAGCACCCCCTAAAATAGCCAAGATCCATAAGACCACTTCCTCAAAACTCACCTTGTGCCTCCTTTCAGGAGATTTTCCAGTTTTTCCCGAATATCCTTTCGCCACTGCCACTCATTC containing:
- a CDS encoding monovalent cation/H(+) antiporter subunit G; translation: MRVLLGNILIVIALGFIVCGVYGLFRFRHFYPRVLIASKVDTVGFITLMTGIMVKSGFNFFTLKVLIIVGFFVLTNPLATHSIARSAYKSGYPLPEDDA
- a CDS encoding hydrogenase subunit MbhD domain-containing protein, which translates into the protein MAITNVFLLVMVVLAFLSIQVKKPETAIIYLGIFSLLNAIVYLFYGAPDVSLAEAVIGSALATVLYLIAIKRYNPSRNGLSDGYFLRSFRNRFTRYQEVFWGGMFLLVGFGVLRTYLDTMEEVGKPAWDYYVRFFTPDTGARNAVTAIYLNYRVFDTLFEALLLLVGVIAVIYFSWREEEWENQKKE
- a CDS encoding monovalent cation/H+ antiporter complex subunit F, which produces MSFEEVVLWILAILGGASTLRAILGPTAWDRILGFNLLSSKMVMIIVLFALLLQKSYLLDIALIYALFGFVGTVMIARFVEKGDRL